A genomic stretch from Triplophysa dalaica isolate WHDGS20190420 chromosome 4, ASM1584641v1, whole genome shotgun sequence includes:
- the LOC130419973 gene encoding protein FAM163B, which translates to MSAGTVVITGGILAALILLTIVTFLCYCRLQYYCCRREESEGGEEEEADVTKASLSPPRQSSPPESPLSLHPFPEYASSNQLLMTAEPFESNGPLSYPQYTPRMPYRPSRSYTFCPSCSGYQPLYVSPQEGLRNGGGRISYRTQEELDLPMDTASLTKLNLFRSLTMQDILTHPSISTDV; encoded by the exons ATGTCAGCTGGAACAGTGGTCATCACAGGTGGAATCTTAGCTGCCCTCATCTTGCTGACTATTGTTACGTTCCTGTGTTACTGTAGGCTGCAG TATTACTGCTGTAGACGGGAAGAATCGGAGGGgggggaggaggaggaggctGACGTCACCAAGGCATCTCTGAGTCCACCGCGACAATCGAGCCCACCCGAGAGTCCGCTGAGCCTTCATCCCTTCCCCGAATACGCCTCCTCCAATCAGCTTCTAATGACAGCCGAGCCTTTCGAATCCAATGGACCACTCAGCTATCCTCAATACACCCCACGGATGCCCTACAGGCCCAGCCGCTCTTACACTTTCTGCCCGTCTTGCTCTGGATATCAGCCGCTTTACGTGAGCCCTCAGGAGGGCCTGCGTAATGGAGGCGGCAGGATCTCCTACAGGACTCAGGAGGAATTGGACCTGCCCATGGACACGGCCAGCTTAACCAAACTCAACCTCTTCCGCTCACTTACCATGCAGGACATTCTGACCCATCCCAGCATCAGCACTGATGTGTAG
- the adamtsl2 gene encoding ADAMTS-like protein 2 isoform X3 — MGDVSPSDVTASSSHPTLWISVVYVRGTAAAAVVLPGTSVERLLWVMSAQIPEGSWDIQIIERKKSADILAVTDQAGNFFFNGAYKVDTPQNFHAAGTVFKYRRPTDVYETGIEYIVSKGPIDQPINVLVWNQNGQNPYITYEYTMMRDSLTSVPQPPVYKGPHDGSSLLSVEVGSVLQHNESVHDKARPEMEGNQVQMQDTGPRAMEGQKPGQETNEVYETAVIDCEQVDQTPVQYTEGNCSWRNGEAAADVGAVNRPAEDSKNLIWRVLLAERPGSDGVLANISTNQLHTFKDGSSTEAGPLELDYSSSEQTGFLNGSLLEFTLAQQRNDTGDVLLLNRSIATSLRNNGRGNRTRNNQRLLQKNRPSAADMYRWKLSSQEPCSMTCSIGVSKSLAMCVRYDGIEVDDVYCDAVTRPEPVHDFCIGRECQPRWEASSWSECSRTCGEGFQFRLVRCWKMLAPGLDSSVYSDLCKEAQLERPPESRACKSPTCGPQWEVAEWSECPAKCGSRSGVTREVRCSDETHACDEATRPPSAKNCTGPPCERQWTMSEWGPCSGVCGHGKTVRHVYCKTPEGRVVPESQCSHETKPLATHPCGDNECPPHWLAQDWERCNTTCGRGVKRRTVSCMGITGGKVQIHSDEECDVSRRPADEDTCFERPCFKWYTTPWSECTKSCGVGVRMRDVKCYEGREIVRGCDPLTKPVYKQTCALQPCPTEPPDENCQDRSSTNCSLALKVNLCSHWYYSKACCHSCRNLRAS; from the exons ATGGGAGATGTGAG CCCATCGGATGTGACGGCGTCCTCTTCTCACCCAACACTCTGGATAAGTGTGGTGTATGTCAGGGGGACGGCAGCAGCTGCAGTCGTGTTACCGGGAACTTCCGTCGAGCGGCTACTCTGGGTAATGTCAG CTCAGATCCCAGAAGGATCTTGGGACATCCAGATCATTGAGAGGAAGAAGTCTGCAGATATACTGG CTGTGACTGACCAAGCGGGGAACTTCTTCTTCAACGGTGCCTATAAAGTGGACACCCCGCAGAACTTCCACGCAGCAGGGACAGTTTTCAAATACCGACGGCCCACAGACGTGTACGAGACGGGGATCGAGTACATCGTGTCGAAAGGGCCCATCGATCAGCCCATCAATGTTCTG GTCTGGAACCAAAATGGGCAAAATCCCTACATCACCTACGAATACACAATGATGCGTGACTCTCTCACTTCGGTCCCCCAGCCCCCCGTTTACAAGGGCCCTCACGATGGATCCAGTCTGCTCTCTGTGGAAGTTGGGAGTGTTTTACAGCACAATGAAAGTGTGCACGATAAAGCACGGCCTGAAATGGAAGGCAACCAGGTACAGATGCAGGACACAGGGCCAAGAGCTATGGAGGGACAGAAGCCTGGCCAGGAGACTAATGAAGTGTACGAGACAGCTGTCATTGACTGTGAGCAGGTTGACCAAACACCAGTCCAGTACACAG AGGGAAACTGCAGCTGGCGCAATGGAGAGGCGGCTGCTGATGTTGGGGCGGTCAACAGACCCGCCGAAGACTCCAAAAACCTCATCTGGAGGGTGCTGCTGGCAGAGCGACCTGGCTCTGACGGTGTTCTCGCTAACATCTCAACCAATCAGCTTCATACTTTTAAAGATGGCTCATCCACTGAAGCAGGGCCGCTGGAACTAGACTACAGCAGTTCTGAGCAAACAGGCTTTCTGAATGGCTCGCTGCTTGAGTTCACCCTGGCCCAACAGCGAAATGACACGGGGGATGTCCTGCTCCTGAACAGAAGCATTGCTACCAGTTTACGGAACAACGGGCGTGGAAATCGTACCAG GAATAACCAAAGGCTTCTTCAGAAGAACAGACCGAGTGCCGCTGACATGTATCGGTGGAAGTTGTCCTCACAAGAGCCCTGCAGTATGACATGCTCAATAG GTGTGTCGAAATCACTGGCCATGTGCGTGCGGTACGACGGCATTGAGGTGGATGACGTTTACTGTGATGCTGTGACCCGTCCAGAGCCTGTTCATGATTTCTGCATCGGGAGGGAATGCCAGCCCAG GTGGGAGGCCAGTAGCTGGAGCGAGTGCTCGCGCACCTGTGGAGAAGGTTTTCAGTTCCGCCTCGTGCGCTGCTGGAAGATGTTGGCTCCTGGATTGGACAGCTCCGTGTACAGTGACCTGTGCAAAGAGGCGCAGTTAGAGCGCCCCCCAGAGAGCCGGGCCTGTAAGAGCCCCACCTGTGGCCCTCAGTgggaggtggccgagtggtcaGAG TGTCCGGCTAAATGTGGCAGCAGAAGTGGGGTTACCCGTGAGGTCCGGTGCTCAGATGAGACCCACGCATGTGATGAGGCAACACGCCCACCATCAGCTAAAAACTGCACTGGCCCTCCGTGTGAACGCCAGTGGACGATGTCGGAGTGGGGACCG TGCTCGGGCGTTTGTGGGCACGGGAAAACAGTGCGGCACGTATACTGCAAGACCCCAGAGGGCCGGGTGGTCCCCGAGTCTCAGTGCTCACACGAGACCAAGCCTCTGGCCACTCACCCCTGCGGAGACAACGAATGTCCTCCACACTGGCTGGCCCAAGACTGGGAGAGG TGTAACACAACATGCGGGCGAGGGGTGAAGAGAAGGACCGTGTCGTGCATGGGCATCACGGGCGGGAAGGTCCAGATTCACAGTGACGAGGAATGTGATGTCAGCAGGAGACCGGCAGATGAGGACACTTGCTTTGAAAGACCTTGCTTCAAGTGGTACACGACACCCTGGTCTGAG TGCACCAAGAGCTGCGGTGTCGGCGTGAGAATGAGAGACGTGAAGTGCTACGAGGGAAGAGAGATCGTTCGCGGGTGCGACCCTCTCACCAAGCCGGTTTACAAGCAGACGTGCGCACTCCAGCCTTGCCCCACCGAACCTCCAG ATGAAAACTGTCAGGATCGGTCCTCCACGAACTGCTCGCTGGCTCTGAAGGTCAATCTCTGCAGTCACTGGTATTACAGCAAAGCCTGTTGCCATTCCTGCCGTAATCTACGTGCTTCCTAG
- the adamtsl2 gene encoding ADAMTS-like protein 2 isoform X2, whose product MGDVSPSDVTASSSHPTLWISVVYVRGTAAAAVVLPGTSVERLLWVMSGYSFIAQIPEGSWDIQIIERKKSADILAVTDQAGNFFFNGAYKVDTPQNFHAAGTVFKYRRPTDVYETGIEYIVSKGPIDQPINVLVWNQNGQNPYITYEYTMMRDSLTSVPQPPVYKGPHDGSSLLSVEVGSVLQHNESVHDKARPEMEGNQVQMQDTGPRAMEGQKPGQETNEVYETAVIDCEQVDQTPVQYTEGNCSWRNGEAAADVGAVNRPAEDSKNLIWRVLLAERPGSDGVLANISTNQLHTFKDGSSTEAGPLELDYSSSEQTGFLNGSLLEFTLAQQRNDTGDVLLLNRSIATSLRNNGRGNRTRNNQRLLQKNRPSAADMYRWKLSSQEPCSMTCSIGVSKSLAMCVRYDGIEVDDVYCDAVTRPEPVHDFCIGRECQPRWEASSWSECSRTCGEGFQFRLVRCWKMLAPGLDSSVYSDLCKEAQLERPPESRACKSPTCGPQWEVAEWSECPAKCGSRSGVTREVRCSDETHACDEATRPPSAKNCTGPPCERQWTMSEWGPCSGVCGHGKTVRHVYCKTPEGRVVPESQCSHETKPLATHPCGDNECPPHWLAQDWERCNTTCGRGVKRRTVSCMGITGGKVQIHSDEECDVSRRPADEDTCFERPCFKWYTTPWSECTKSCGVGVRMRDVKCYEGREIVRGCDPLTKPVYKQTCALQPCPTEPPDENCQDRSSTNCSLALKVNLCSHWYYSKACCHSCRNLRAS is encoded by the exons ATGGGAGATGTGAG CCCATCGGATGTGACGGCGTCCTCTTCTCACCCAACACTCTGGATAAGTGTGGTGTATGTCAGGGGGACGGCAGCAGCTGCAGTCGTGTTACCGGGAACTTCCGTCGAGCGGCTACTCTGGGTAATGTCAG GGTATTCTTTCATAGCTCAGATCCCAGAAGGATCTTGGGACATCCAGATCATTGAGAGGAAGAAGTCTGCAGATATACTGG CTGTGACTGACCAAGCGGGGAACTTCTTCTTCAACGGTGCCTATAAAGTGGACACCCCGCAGAACTTCCACGCAGCAGGGACAGTTTTCAAATACCGACGGCCCACAGACGTGTACGAGACGGGGATCGAGTACATCGTGTCGAAAGGGCCCATCGATCAGCCCATCAATGTTCTG GTCTGGAACCAAAATGGGCAAAATCCCTACATCACCTACGAATACACAATGATGCGTGACTCTCTCACTTCGGTCCCCCAGCCCCCCGTTTACAAGGGCCCTCACGATGGATCCAGTCTGCTCTCTGTGGAAGTTGGGAGTGTTTTACAGCACAATGAAAGTGTGCACGATAAAGCACGGCCTGAAATGGAAGGCAACCAGGTACAGATGCAGGACACAGGGCCAAGAGCTATGGAGGGACAGAAGCCTGGCCAGGAGACTAATGAAGTGTACGAGACAGCTGTCATTGACTGTGAGCAGGTTGACCAAACACCAGTCCAGTACACAG AGGGAAACTGCAGCTGGCGCAATGGAGAGGCGGCTGCTGATGTTGGGGCGGTCAACAGACCCGCCGAAGACTCCAAAAACCTCATCTGGAGGGTGCTGCTGGCAGAGCGACCTGGCTCTGACGGTGTTCTCGCTAACATCTCAACCAATCAGCTTCATACTTTTAAAGATGGCTCATCCACTGAAGCAGGGCCGCTGGAACTAGACTACAGCAGTTCTGAGCAAACAGGCTTTCTGAATGGCTCGCTGCTTGAGTTCACCCTGGCCCAACAGCGAAATGACACGGGGGATGTCCTGCTCCTGAACAGAAGCATTGCTACCAGTTTACGGAACAACGGGCGTGGAAATCGTACCAG GAATAACCAAAGGCTTCTTCAGAAGAACAGACCGAGTGCCGCTGACATGTATCGGTGGAAGTTGTCCTCACAAGAGCCCTGCAGTATGACATGCTCAATAG GTGTGTCGAAATCACTGGCCATGTGCGTGCGGTACGACGGCATTGAGGTGGATGACGTTTACTGTGATGCTGTGACCCGTCCAGAGCCTGTTCATGATTTCTGCATCGGGAGGGAATGCCAGCCCAG GTGGGAGGCCAGTAGCTGGAGCGAGTGCTCGCGCACCTGTGGAGAAGGTTTTCAGTTCCGCCTCGTGCGCTGCTGGAAGATGTTGGCTCCTGGATTGGACAGCTCCGTGTACAGTGACCTGTGCAAAGAGGCGCAGTTAGAGCGCCCCCCAGAGAGCCGGGCCTGTAAGAGCCCCACCTGTGGCCCTCAGTgggaggtggccgagtggtcaGAG TGTCCGGCTAAATGTGGCAGCAGAAGTGGGGTTACCCGTGAGGTCCGGTGCTCAGATGAGACCCACGCATGTGATGAGGCAACACGCCCACCATCAGCTAAAAACTGCACTGGCCCTCCGTGTGAACGCCAGTGGACGATGTCGGAGTGGGGACCG TGCTCGGGCGTTTGTGGGCACGGGAAAACAGTGCGGCACGTATACTGCAAGACCCCAGAGGGCCGGGTGGTCCCCGAGTCTCAGTGCTCACACGAGACCAAGCCTCTGGCCACTCACCCCTGCGGAGACAACGAATGTCCTCCACACTGGCTGGCCCAAGACTGGGAGAGG TGTAACACAACATGCGGGCGAGGGGTGAAGAGAAGGACCGTGTCGTGCATGGGCATCACGGGCGGGAAGGTCCAGATTCACAGTGACGAGGAATGTGATGTCAGCAGGAGACCGGCAGATGAGGACACTTGCTTTGAAAGACCTTGCTTCAAGTGGTACACGACACCCTGGTCTGAG TGCACCAAGAGCTGCGGTGTCGGCGTGAGAATGAGAGACGTGAAGTGCTACGAGGGAAGAGAGATCGTTCGCGGGTGCGACCCTCTCACCAAGCCGGTTTACAAGCAGACGTGCGCACTCCAGCCTTGCCCCACCGAACCTCCAG ATGAAAACTGTCAGGATCGGTCCTCCACGAACTGCTCGCTGGCTCTGAAGGTCAATCTCTGCAGTCACTGGTATTACAGCAAAGCCTGTTGCCATTCCTGCCGTAATCTACGTGCTTCCTAG